The Oceanisphaera avium genome includes a region encoding these proteins:
- the mscL gene encoding large conductance mechanosensitive channel protein MscL, whose amino-acid sequence MAKKNSFFREFRQFAVKGNMIDLAVGVIIGGAFSKIIDSLVRDVFMPVINFILGGDVDFSNKLLVLRAPQGYTGSETQEALSAAGAIVLYWGNFVTVFINFILLAFVVFIMVKMINRMRQSLHHEEKTATVAPAPPPEDIQLLREIRDALQDKSQPPVK is encoded by the coding sequence ATGGCTAAAAAAAATAGCTTTTTCAGGGAATTTCGACAATTTGCCGTTAAGGGCAATATGATTGATTTAGCGGTGGGTGTCATTATCGGTGGGGCTTTTAGCAAAATTATCGACTCACTGGTACGCGATGTATTTATGCCGGTGATTAACTTTATTTTAGGCGGTGATGTCGACTTTTCTAATAAATTATTGGTGCTACGGGCGCCACAGGGTTACACAGGCTCCGAAACCCAAGAAGCGCTCAGTGCCGCTGGCGCCATTGTCTTGTACTGGGGTAATTTTGTTACTGTGTTTATCAATTTTATTCTCTTGGCTTTCGTGGTCTTTATTATGGTGAAGATGATTAATCGCATGCGCCAATCATTACACCATGAAGAAAAGACCGCCACCGTGGCACCTGCACCACCGCCAGAAGATATCCAACTGCTGCGTGAAATACGCGATGCACTACAAGATAAGTCTCAGCCACCGGTAAAATAA